In one Liolophura sinensis isolate JHLJ2023 chromosome 11, CUHK_Ljap_v2, whole genome shotgun sequence genomic region, the following are encoded:
- the LOC135477976 gene encoding uncharacterized protein LOC135477976 — MVGKLFICTAMLFAACQATVLKQYCLDTSGNSRRLGEEWDEGDKRCECIRSDLFYMEGGNDNSDPVKNCLWNGCPDPSGGPILKDGDEYQDKYGYTCTCKFGSDPFLADAYTLYHVECFPTIGVENSED, encoded by the exons ATGGTCGGGAAACTGTTTATCTGCACTGCTATGCTTTTTGCTGCCTGTCAGGCCACCGTTCTAAAAC AATACTGCCTGGACACATCCGGAAACAGCCGGAGGCTGGGTGAGGAATGGGACGAAGGGGACAAACGATGTGAATGCATCCGAAGCGACCTTTTCTACATGGAGGGAGGGAATGACAATTCCGATCCCGTTAAGAACTGTCTGTGGAACG GCTGTCCCGACCCGTCAGGTGGTCCAATACTCAAGGATGGGGATGAATACCAGGACAAATACGGCTACACCTGCACATGCAAGTTCGGATCAGACCCCTTTTTGGCGGATGCCTATACACTTTACCACGTTGAGTGCTTTCCTACTATCGGCGTTGAAAATTCGGAAGATTGA